AATATTTGGGATTtaagatttaaaataaaaataattaatcataattctaatgataaatataaacaatattataaaatatggcCTTATATTAGATCTGGTCAATGTAAAGAATTTTGGGCATCTGATATGGAATATTTTCATTGTGATTTATATTCTCTTTATAAATTAGATCCTGATGAAGATAGAAATTATAGGATGAGAATTTTTGATCAAATAACTGTTTCATCAAGACCTACAGAGCAAActactaataaaatatctagagtaactaaatttaataatgttgtTAATGCTATGGCTATTTGTCCTTTAACTGGACATATATTTACTGGTGACTTTTCTGGAGCAATAAGATATTGGGATGTTGAAAATAGTAATCGCTGTAACTACTTATGTggacatttaaaaaaatatataaatgatgaTCTTTATAATGTTACATATGATATAAACCATAGTACACTTGACAATAATCCATGTCGTCTTGTTAAAGAAATATGGAATGAAAAACCTCATCAGACTACCAAAGACGATAGATATAAAACAacaaaagtaattttaatcattactaattatttatttatttatttttaggttGATTATGGACATACAAGTTGTATATCAGATCTCTTATCCATTCCAAATAATCTTCTTGTCTCTGGTGATCAAAGTGGTGTAGTAAAAGTGTGGAAAATAAATGTTGATTAAATTAATGagtataatttatcaaaatataaaaaccgaatatatttattttaaaaataaatttttcaaacttttgtttaattttatttagttgTTAACTAtctatataaacaaaataacaaatacatttttaatttcaataaaatatatattgataaattaaatagatTGCTATTTTAACATAATCTGTTAgtagttataaaattaacagataccaattttttattataagataATTAATTCCAGTTCCAAATGGAATCTTGTACAAATTCAATGAAACAATCATTTTCACCATCACAAATATCACATTTCTCCAACTCCAAAaccattattttattttttcctaTTCGTAAAAATGATTTAGGTACATATAAACTTTGTTGTGGTCCCATATCATTCCAATATCTTCCTAAATTAtgatcatttattaaaattattcctTTATGAAAACCTTTAGATACAATATATGTATCAgctaattgttttatttcaaGAATACCCAAGAAAACTGTAGGACCAAGTAATTTGTTTTCAgatgttaaatttatttttgttgaaacattttttctataatattcATCTCTTATATAAAGACTAAGCCAACAAGACTcccatttatttattttttttccattaactgtaatattattatcaagaATACCTTTCCAATCAACAAATGTTTCATAGTCAGAACGTCCTTGATTTTCAACTAATATTTCAAGTCCACCACATCCTTTGTGATCtgtttttaaagtataatttttttgatcaatttttccaatataattattatttactgATATAAAACCAATGTCTTTAATTCCAGGTACtgatatttcttttaaatcatttacaCTTGTTTTGTATAAAACAAATCCATATGGTGTTCTTAATTCTTCAAATGTTAATGGCCTATCTGAAAAGGCACATTTTTGTTCAATGTGTGAAATTCCATCTtcaagaatttttaattcaactTTTCCGTAGGCAATtcttgtataatttttatatcctTTAATAGGTTTCCATTTccaatcttttaaattatttaccCATTCTTGAATAGCATAATATTTATCACCTATATCaccattttctttaattgGAGCATCAAAATCATAAGTTGTTGCTACAATTGTTCCATCATAAATTGTTCCTGTAGTAAAACCAAAAGAGGTTCCACCAGTAAcagtataaatattaatatttcctCCAGCTTCCCACATCCATTGAAGACTATTAACAACTTGTTTTGATGTAGGAAAactaaattttcttttcccCCATCCTACAAACCATCCAACATAATATTCTGAGTTTACTTTAGGACCACCATGAGTAAATTGATTTTGAAGTGCAAATTGTTTATTAACATCATCTTTAGAATTTCTTACACCAAAATCAACAGTACATAAAACTTTATCAACACATCCACACTCAAgaaaatctttatttatacCATCTGTTGTATATAATTGAATATCATTTCCAAGTAATGTCCAAGTTAAATCTCTTAAATATgccatatattttttgtcaCAGGCAAAATAACTGCCATATTCATTTTCTATTTGTACCATTAATATTGGACcaccattttttattaacaaaggCTTAACTTTATTCATTAATATAGACCACCATTTAGacatatgttttaaatatgtaGGATCAAAACTTCtcatagtaatatttttatcttttactGATAACCACCATGGTAAACCACCATTCTCCCATTCAGCACAAATATATGGACCAGCtcttaataaaacaaataaatctTCTTCTTGTgccattttaataaatttaacaaaatcatATTCAccattaaaaagatattgtcCCTCAAATGGATTATGATAATTCCAAGGAATATAAACTTGTATACTATTTAAACCAAGACCACGAGCTTTCTTTAATCTATCTCTCCAGTAAATTGATGGTACAcgaaaataatgaaattctCCAGATATGTATCTAAATGGTTTACCATCCAAAAGAAATTGATGAGTTTCATTGTCAGCTACAAAGTACTTATAACCATTGagataagaaaaaaagactaataatattgttaattcaaaaaacaacatcacattaaaaaaaaaagtaattaactAAAGGAAGATAAAGTcacttttatattaacatttttattaaacataatcattatttgaaatgtaacaaaaaaaaattac
This Strongyloides ratti genome assembly S_ratti_ED321, chromosome : 2 DNA region includes the following protein-coding sequences:
- a CDS encoding Glycoside hydrolase, family 35 and Galactose-binding domain-like and Glycoside hydrolase, catalytic domain and Glycoside hydrolase, superfamily domain and Beta-galactosidase 1-like family-containing protein is translated as MLFFELTILLVFFSYLNGYKYFVADNETHQFLLDGKPFRYISGEFHYFRVPSIYWRDRLKKARGLGLNSIQVYIPWNYHNPFEGQYLFNGEYDFVKFIKMAQEEDLFVLLRAGPYICAEWENGGLPWWLSVKDKNITMRSFDPTYLKHMSKWWSILMNKVKPLLIKNGGPILMVQIENEYGSYFACDKKYMAYLRDLTWTLLGNDIQLYTTDGINKDFLECGCVDKVLCTVDFGVRNSKDDVNKQFALQNQFTHGGPKVNSEYYVGWFVGWGKRKFSFPTSKQVVNSLQWMWEAGGNINIYTVTGGTSFGFTTGTIYDGTIVATTYDFDAPIKENGDIGDKYYAIQEWVNNLKDWKWKPIKGYKNYTRIAYGKVELKILEDGISHIEQKCAFSDRPLTFEELRTPYGFVLYKTSVNDLKEISVPGIKDIGFISVNNNYIGKIDQKNYTLKTDHKGCGGLEILVENQGRSDYETFVDWKGILDNNITVNGKKINKWESCWLSLYIRDEYYRKNVSTKINLTSENKLLGPTVFLGILEIKQLADTYIVSKGFHKGIILINDHNLGRYWNDMGPQQSLYVPKSFLRIGKNKIMVLELEKCDICDGENDCFIEFVQDSIWNWN